In a single window of the Anaerocolumna cellulosilytica genome:
- a CDS encoding GntR family transcriptional regulator encodes MQWELNSERPVYIQLIEQIQSRIITGVYLPGDKLPSVRDLAAEAGVNPNTMQKALTELERIELVYANRTSGRYITLDQELIKQLKKQSAKQHIQDFLEKMNQLGYEINEIISLIPDIASDMKKMT; translated from the coding sequence ATGCAATGGGAACTTAATTCAGAGCGGCCGGTTTATATCCAGCTTATAGAACAGATACAAAGCCGGATTATTACAGGGGTTTATCTGCCGGGAGACAAATTACCATCTGTCAGAGATTTGGCAGCTGAGGCAGGTGTAAATCCCAATACAATGCAAAAAGCTTTAACAGAATTAGAAAGAATAGAGCTGGTTTATGCAAATCGAACCAGCGGCAGATACATCACTTTAGACCAAGAATTAATTAAACAGTTAAAAAAACAATCTGCCAAACAACATATTCAGGATTTTTTAGAAAAAATGAATCAGTTAGGCTACGAAATCAATGAAATAATAAGCTTAATACCCGATATTGCCAGTGATATGAAAAAAATGACATGA
- the def gene encoding peptide deformylase: MALRLIRLNDDPTLRKKCRPVEIVDDKIRQLLDDMAETMYDADFSEGLSAPQIGVLKRLVVIDMGQGLIKLVNPVIVEKTGTQVVTEGCLSLPGTWGNLERPSKIVVNALDENGKEITLTATGDMAKCLCHEIDHLDGVLFTDFVTEYLD; encoded by the coding sequence ATGGCATTAAGACTAATACGATTAAACGACGACCCTACTTTACGAAAGAAATGCAGACCAGTAGAAATAGTTGATGATAAAATTCGTCAATTGCTGGATGATATGGCGGAGACTATGTATGACGCTGATTTCAGCGAAGGATTATCTGCTCCCCAGATTGGCGTTTTAAAGCGACTGGTAGTGATTGATATGGGACAAGGTTTGATAAAACTGGTTAATCCTGTTATCGTTGAAAAAACAGGCACTCAGGTAGTTACAGAAGGCTGTTTAAGTTTACCCGGTACCTGGGGAAATCTAGAGCGTCCTTCTAAAATAGTAGTGAATGCTTTAGATGAGAATGGAAAAGAGATAACTCTCACTGCCACAGGAGACATGGCAAAATGCCTTTGCCATGAAATAGATCATTTGGATGGTGTCCTTTTTACAGATTTCGTTACAGAATATCTGGATTAA
- a CDS encoding pyrimidine-nucleoside phosphorylase yields the protein MNMYDLISKKKYGETLTNEEIHFIVDGFTSGAIKDYQMSAFLMAVCLKGMDKDETIALTMAMAHSGDMLDLSAIDGVKVDKHSTGGVGDKTSLVLSPMVAALGIPVAKMSGRGLGHTGGTIDKLESFRGFSTSIPTEKFIENVNKMKMAIVGQTANLAPADKKIYALRDVTATVDNISLIASSIMSKKIASGADVIVLDVKTGSGAFMKTLDDSIALAEAMVEIGNGVGRETYAVITDMNQPLGNAVGNSIEVAEAIQTLQGNGPADLLEVSLTLGSYMLYGAKKAVTVKEAREMLERTIADRTALNKLAEFVRAQGGDDSAVFDTELFPKASIQKEVLADKDGYVTRIITDEIGMTSLVLGGGRETKDSEIDLSVGIRIHKKLGDKVKAGEALATLYGNDAAKVSAAATRYLKAYTLDQQQPEAVKYIYGIVTKDGLTRF from the coding sequence ATGAATATGTATGATTTAATCAGTAAAAAGAAATACGGAGAGACTTTGACGAATGAGGAAATCCACTTTATTGTGGATGGATTTACCAGTGGAGCCATAAAGGATTATCAGATGTCTGCTTTTTTAATGGCAGTATGCCTAAAAGGAATGGATAAAGATGAAACCATAGCTCTTACCATGGCAATGGCACACAGCGGGGACATGCTTGATTTATCTGCAATTGATGGCGTAAAGGTAGACAAGCACAGCACGGGAGGGGTTGGTGATAAGACCTCTCTTGTATTATCTCCTATGGTAGCTGCGCTGGGTATTCCAGTTGCAAAAATGTCAGGAAGAGGGTTGGGTCATACAGGGGGAACAATAGATAAGTTAGAAAGCTTTAGAGGATTCTCAACATCTATACCAACAGAAAAATTCATTGAAAATGTGAATAAAATGAAGATGGCTATTGTCGGACAGACTGCAAATTTAGCGCCGGCAGATAAAAAAATATATGCGTTAAGAGATGTAACAGCAACAGTCGATAATATTTCTCTCATTGCAAGTAGCATTATGAGTAAAAAAATTGCTTCCGGGGCAGATGTAATTGTTCTGGATGTTAAAACCGGCAGCGGGGCTTTTATGAAGACTTTAGATGATTCAATTGCATTGGCAGAAGCTATGGTCGAGATTGGCAATGGTGTTGGAAGAGAGACGTATGCTGTTATAACTGATATGAATCAGCCTCTTGGAAATGCAGTAGGAAATTCAATTGAAGTAGCGGAAGCGATTCAGACTTTACAGGGAAATGGGCCTGCGGACCTATTAGAAGTTAGTTTAACTCTTGGGAGCTACATGCTCTATGGTGCAAAGAAAGCAGTAACGGTTAAAGAAGCTAGAGAAATGCTTGAGAGAACGATTGCTGACCGAACCGCTCTTAATAAATTAGCTGAATTTGTCCGTGCCCAGGGTGGTGATGATAGTGCAGTATTTGATACGGAATTATTCCCGAAAGCTTCCATACAAAAAGAAGTATTGGCAGATAAGGACGGCTATGTTACAAGAATTATAACGGATGAAATTGGTATGACCTCTTTAGTCTTAGGGGGCGGCAGAGAGACAAAGGATAGCGAAATTGATTTGAGTGTGGGTATTCGCATTCACAAAAAATTAGGCGATAAGGTAAAGGCAGGAGAAGCACTTGCGACCTTGTATGGTAACGATGCAGCGAAGGTTTCGGCTGCTGCAACAAGATATCTAAAAGCATATACCCTAGATCAACAGCAGCCCGAAGCAGTTAAATATATATACGGAATTGTAACAAAGGATGGTTTGACCAGGTTTTAA
- a CDS encoding DUF1653 domain-containing protein: MAQERIPKPGQFYRHFKNKLYQIIALAKHSESGEDMVVYQALYGDYGIYVRPLTMFISEVDKDKYPDLLQRYRFEQVSLLKEGTVETTEKKHTDIARNQQAIVDTAVETVPAIETEVLGVNSVLMEFLDADTYENKLHILIGKKKEITEKLLNDMAMSIDCTLNDGDYEARFDSLIYCLQTLNRFENTRLRK; encoded by the coding sequence TTGGCGCAGGAGAGGATACCAAAACCAGGGCAGTTTTACAGACATTTTAAGAATAAGCTTTATCAGATTATTGCCTTGGCTAAGCATTCTGAGAGTGGAGAAGATATGGTTGTGTATCAGGCATTGTATGGGGATTATGGAATATATGTACGACCGCTTACTATGTTTATAAGTGAAGTGGATAAGGATAAATATCCGGATCTCTTACAAAGGTATCGGTTTGAACAGGTTAGCCTACTAAAAGAAGGTACGGTAGAGACTACGGAGAAAAAACATACAGATATAGCCCGAAATCAGCAAGCTATAGTGGATACAGCAGTTGAAACAGTACCTGCCATAGAAACGGAGGTATTGGGTGTTAATTCTGTGCTGATGGAATTTTTAGATGCAGATACCTATGAGAATAAGCTACATATCTTAATAGGGAAGAAAAAAGAAATTACGGAAAAGCTCTTAAATGACATGGCTATGTCTATTGATTGCACTTTAAATGATGGTGATTATGAGGCGAGGTTTGACAGTCTAATTTATTGCTTGCAGACATTGAATCGATTTGAGAACACCAGATTACGTAAATAG
- a CDS encoding ABC transporter ATP-binding protein, with translation MELLQVQNLKKVYNTRMGGQQVIALKDVSFEMSKGEFVAVMGASGSGKTTLLNIIASLDKASGGDVILEGKSLKNIKDRELSAFRRLNLGFVFQDFNLLDTFSVKDNILLPLVLSGETIEEMEKRLLPLAEQLGITKLLNKFPYEVSGGEKQRTAMARAVITNPKLILADEPTGALDSKASAKVLGMFEELHVKGQTIMMVTHSSMAASYASRVLFIKDGELFSQLYRGDDSKKDFFDKIVSNLSVLSDGGVDIG, from the coding sequence ATGGAATTATTACAAGTACAAAATCTTAAAAAAGTATATAATACCCGAATGGGAGGGCAGCAGGTGATTGCATTAAAGGATGTTTCCTTTGAAATGTCAAAAGGAGAATTTGTTGCAGTTATGGGAGCATCCGGTTCCGGTAAAACGACGTTATTAAACATAATAGCTTCACTGGACAAAGCATCAGGAGGAGATGTTATTTTAGAAGGCAAAAGTCTTAAAAATATAAAGGATAGAGAATTATCAGCCTTTCGTAGATTAAATCTTGGTTTTGTATTTCAGGATTTTAATCTGTTGGATACCTTTTCCGTGAAAGATAACATTTTACTTCCTTTGGTATTATCGGGTGAAACAATTGAAGAAATGGAAAAACGATTATTGCCTTTAGCAGAACAGCTTGGAATTACTAAACTGTTGAATAAATTTCCTTATGAAGTATCCGGAGGTGAAAAGCAGAGAACCGCTATGGCAAGAGCAGTTATTACCAATCCAAAATTGATACTGGCGGATGAACCTACAGGAGCGTTGGATTCCAAAGCCTCCGCAAAAGTACTTGGTATGTTTGAAGAACTTCACGTAAAAGGGCAGACTATTATGATGGTTACGCACAGTTCCATGGCAGCCAGCTATGCTTCCAGAGTGCTGTTTATTAAGGATGGAGAATTATTCAGTCAGTTGTATCGTGGTGATGACAGCAAAAAGGATTTCTTTGATAAGATAGTATCCAATCTGTCAGTGCTTTCTGATGGAGGTGTTGACATTGGGTAA
- a CDS encoding ABC transporter ATP-binding protein has protein sequence MDTNKNVILQCNAVTKNFSGYAALSEVNLTLEKGRIIGLLGPNGSGKSTLLKLINGLLVPDTGTIRIAGYEPGIESKRIVSYLPERTYLADWMRVMDVLNFFQDFYDNFDKHKAYDMLERLNIDPKKRLKTLSKGTKEKVQLILVMSRKADLYCLDEPIGGVDPASRDYILNTIITNYNENATVLISTHLIADIEMVLDEVIFIKNGQVTLHAPVDDVRTKENKSIDTLFREVFKC, from the coding sequence ATGGATACAAACAAGAATGTTATTTTACAATGTAATGCAGTTACAAAAAATTTTTCCGGTTATGCCGCACTGTCAGAGGTTAACCTTACCTTGGAAAAAGGAAGGATAATTGGTCTGCTTGGTCCTAACGGGAGTGGAAAATCAACCTTATTAAAGTTAATAAACGGTCTATTGGTACCAGACACAGGAACCATCCGAATTGCAGGTTATGAACCCGGGATTGAAAGCAAACGAATCGTTTCATATCTGCCGGAGAGAACCTATCTTGCAGATTGGATGCGCGTGATGGATGTACTGAATTTCTTTCAGGATTTCTATGATAATTTTGATAAACACAAAGCATATGACATGTTAGAAAGACTTAATATAGACCCGAAGAAGCGTTTAAAAACCTTGTCTAAAGGTACAAAGGAAAAGGTTCAGCTTATTCTTGTTATGAGCCGAAAAGCTGACTTATACTGTTTAGATGAACCCATCGGAGGCGTTGACCCCGCATCCAGAGATTACATTCTAAATACCATAATAACCAATTATAACGAGAATGCAACTGTTTTAATCTCCACACATTTGATTGCTGATATTGAAATGGTATTGGATGAAGTAATTTTTATAAAAAACGGGCAGGTTACTCTACACGCACCTGTTGATGATGTCCGCACCAAAGAAAACAAATCCATAGATACTTTATTCAGGGAGGTATTTAAATGTTAG
- a CDS encoding response regulator transcription factor produces MYKILIVEDDLTIASLVNENLKKWGFASDYVRDFNQVMAEFTKMQPHLVLLDISLPFFNGFYWCSEIRKLSKVPIIFLSSHTENLDIVMAMNMGGDDYITKPFSMDVVIVKLQAILRRTYTYYMENQNLEAGGMILNISDTTLTFENTNIELTKNEYKIIKLLMERKNTVVSREDIMTYLWDSDSFIDDNTLTVNINRLRKKLEEHGIRDIIQTKKGMGYLLHDERVF; encoded by the coding sequence ATATATAAAATTTTAATTGTTGAAGACGATTTGACCATTGCTTCTTTAGTAAATGAGAACTTAAAAAAATGGGGCTTTGCTTCAGACTATGTAAGAGATTTTAATCAGGTAATGGCTGAATTTACTAAAATGCAGCCCCATCTGGTATTGCTGGATATATCTCTGCCATTTTTTAATGGTTTTTACTGGTGCAGCGAAATTCGTAAACTTTCTAAAGTTCCAATCATCTTTTTATCTTCACATACAGAGAATCTTGATATTGTGATGGCAATGAATATGGGTGGGGATGATTATATTACAAAACCTTTTTCCATGGATGTGGTTATTGTTAAGCTACAGGCGATACTTCGCAGAACCTATACCTATTATATGGAGAATCAAAACCTAGAAGCAGGAGGGATGATTTTAAATATTAGTGATACAACTTTAACGTTTGAAAACACGAATATTGAATTGACAAAAAATGAATACAAAATAATTAAATTGTTAATGGAGAGAAAAAACACAGTAGTATCCCGTGAAGATATTATGACATACCTATGGGACAGTGACAGCTTTATAGATGATAATACTCTAACTGTGAATATTAACAGACTTCGCAAAAAGCTGGAAGAACACGGTATACGGGATATTATTCAGACGAAGAAGGGAATGGGGTATCTGCTGCATGATGAAAGAGTATTTTAA
- a CDS encoding sensor histidine kinase: MRTILEHLTWDIHDMPHADNALESNYQEIVEGLYKVVKYNVGLLEKSHADQMEYYTLWVHQIKTPISAMALSLQNQHGADVPLIKQELFKIEQYVEMALQYVKINKLSSDLVIQEYDLAGIVNHSVKKYAPLFIYKKISLELGEIDIKIQTDSKWLSFVIEQLISNSIKYTNRGSIKIYLKKEVLIIEDTGMGIRAEDIKRIFEKGYTGYNGRIDTKASGIGLYLAKKVCDNLSIGIEIQSKVSVGTKAIVSFPRADMLID; this comes from the coding sequence ATGCGTACAATTTTAGAACATTTAACCTGGGACATCCATGATATGCCTCATGCAGATAATGCATTAGAAAGTAATTATCAGGAAATTGTAGAAGGGCTTTATAAGGTAGTTAAATATAATGTGGGGCTTCTGGAAAAATCCCATGCTGATCAGATGGAGTATTATACTCTGTGGGTTCATCAGATTAAGACGCCTATTTCGGCAATGGCATTATCTTTGCAAAACCAGCATGGTGCAGATGTTCCTTTAATTAAGCAGGAATTATTTAAAATAGAGCAATATGTAGAGATGGCACTGCAATATGTAAAAATTAATAAGCTATCCTCTGACCTGGTGATTCAAGAGTACGATTTAGCAGGTATTGTTAATCATAGTGTTAAAAAGTATGCTCCTTTATTCATTTATAAAAAAATATCTCTAGAGCTTGGTGAGATAGACATTAAGATACAAACTGACAGTAAATGGCTGTCTTTTGTCATAGAGCAGCTTATCTCTAATTCAATAAAATACACCAATCGGGGAAGTATTAAAATATACCTGAAAAAAGAAGTTTTGATAATAGAAGATACCGGAATGGGAATACGAGCAGAAGATATTAAGCGGATATTTGAAAAGGGTTATACCGGTTATAATGGAAGAATTGATACGAAGGCAAGTGGAATCGGACTGTATCTTGCGAAAAAGGTATGTGATAACCTGTCAATTGGCATTGAGATACAATCGAAGGTGTCCGTTGGTACAAAGGCAATTGTAAGCTTTCCCAGGGCAGATATGCTGATTGATTAG
- a CDS encoding YmaF family protein, with product MGYIKLSFNAKPSSLQNHVHEVQGYLKSAEDKHYHRFVATTGEAVPIDNNDHTHEIEFHTDFIDGHYHTYVGKTSGAIVIGDRHIHYIDSFTSIDNGHSHGFRLMTFMNDPAGL from the coding sequence TTGGGATATATAAAATTAAGTTTTAATGCAAAACCTTCAAGTCTCCAGAACCATGTTCATGAAGTCCAAGGATACTTAAAATCTGCGGAAGATAAACACTATCATCGTTTTGTGGCAACAACCGGGGAAGCTGTTCCCATTGATAATAATGACCATACACATGAGATTGAATTTCATACGGATTTTATAGATGGGCATTATCATACTTACGTTGGTAAGACTTCAGGAGCTATTGTTATTGGAGACAGACATATACATTATATAGACAGTTTTACTAGTATTGATAATGGCCACAGCCATGGATTTCGATTGATGACTTTTATGAATGACCCGGCTGGCTTGTGA
- a CDS encoding 3-deoxy-7-phosphoheptulonate synthase produces MSFNIIKKVISPSELLSTYPLTAKDILVKQERDRQIKDVFTGNSDKFIVIIGPCSADNEDSVLDYINRLARVQEKVKDKLILIPRIYTNKPRTTGEGYKGIAHQPDPEKEPDLQEGLIAMRKIHLRAIAETGLTAADEMLYPENWPYVEDILSYVAVGARSVEDQQHRLTISGMDCPAGMKNPTSGDFSVMLNSCVAAQANHTFLYRAYEVETSGNPLAHAILRGAVNKHGQSIPNYHYEDLVHLLEMYNQRDLANPAVIVDANHANSNKLYSEQPRIVGEVLHSRQVNSELAKLVKGVMIESYIESGSQKISEHIYGKSITDACLGWEESEKLLYYIADRI; encoded by the coding sequence ATGAGTTTTAATATTATCAAAAAAGTTATATCTCCCTCTGAGCTGTTAAGTACGTATCCTTTAACCGCAAAAGATATCTTAGTAAAACAAGAAAGAGACAGGCAGATAAAAGATGTTTTTACGGGTAATTCTGATAAATTTATTGTTATAATTGGCCCTTGCTCCGCTGACAATGAGGATTCTGTCTTAGATTATATCAACAGACTTGCTAGAGTACAGGAAAAAGTAAAGGATAAGCTGATACTGATTCCCAGAATCTATACCAATAAACCCAGAACTACCGGTGAAGGTTATAAAGGAATCGCACATCAGCCCGATCCTGAAAAAGAACCGGATTTACAGGAAGGCTTAATAGCCATGAGAAAAATTCATCTGCGTGCCATAGCTGAAACCGGACTGACAGCAGCCGATGAGATGCTATACCCGGAGAATTGGCCTTACGTAGAAGATATCCTTTCCTATGTAGCAGTTGGTGCCAGGTCTGTTGAGGACCAGCAGCACCGCCTTACCATCAGCGGTATGGATTGTCCGGCCGGTATGAAAAATCCTACCAGCGGAGATTTTTCTGTTATGCTAAACTCCTGCGTTGCAGCACAAGCAAACCATACCTTCCTATACCGTGCTTACGAAGTAGAGACAAGCGGTAACCCGCTTGCACATGCTATCTTAAGAGGTGCGGTAAATAAGCATGGACAGTCTATCCCAAACTATCATTACGAAGATCTTGTACATCTTCTAGAGATGTATAATCAAAGAGATTTGGCAAATCCGGCTGTTATTGTCGATGCAAACCATGCCAATTCCAATAAATTATATTCCGAACAGCCCCGTATTGTTGGTGAAGTACTTCATAGCCGTCAGGTTAATTCTGAACTTGCAAAATTAGTAAAAGGTGTGATGATTGAAAGTTATATTGAATCGGGTAGTCAGAAAATATCCGAACATATTTACGGAAAATCCATTACAGATGCTTGCCTTGGCTGGGAAGAATCAGAGAAATTACTGTATTATATTGCAGATCGTATATAG
- a CDS encoding ABC transporter permease translates to MGKNLYFKLAATNLKRDKKMYVPFTIAYITMVSIYFMVVTIMFSRGIADVPSADTLKSMFGLGMVVMTILMVTFMLYINSFLVKRRKKEFGLYGILGLEKRHVGRVIIWENLMLSAGAILLGIISGCVFGKLIFMLLYYSLHVSPKSKFDLPPEAFVITILLFAVIFILTSLFNLLQVSLANPIDLLKGGNIGEKKVRFVFIKTLLGLSFLGWAYYTASTVDHAIKALTQFFIAVMAVIIATNLLFEAGSLFFLTVLKKKKSFYYKANNFISISGMFHRMKQNASGLAAICILSTMVLVTVSTTTALYLGMDSIIKSMNRDDISITVQEEYSDKKYQEIIKKIETTADEYNVELEDILYYKYSDAFASLLDGEISRTREVPSNFDYDSIDYLTKYLIDVNFISLKDYNRMNNTEEVLEEQQVILLPGNSLDVTSKPKMPGTYEVKYVQKESKFTVRKNSSMEDKLFIVTADEKAEKELLQILKRGADEETERQSFIGINLRNPQTADEDFNRAIRDIFSESPKGFSSKSIIDDINEGYGVYGGLLFLGIFFAIEFLTATILIIYFKQVSEGYEDKERFVILQKVGMDDVEVKRTINKQILLVFFLPLVSALLHVAFARHMIIKLMELFYLYDTALTTWCMVVTCIVFMLAYILVYRLTAKVYYRLVRW, encoded by the coding sequence TTGGGTAAGAACCTTTATTTTAAATTAGCAGCCACCAACTTAAAAAGGGATAAGAAGATGTATGTTCCTTTTACGATAGCCTATATAACCATGGTAAGTATTTATTTTATGGTTGTTACTATTATGTTTTCTAGAGGGATTGCAGACGTACCTTCTGCAGACACTTTAAAATCTATGTTTGGTTTGGGTATGGTTGTTATGACTATACTAATGGTAACATTCATGCTGTATATCAATAGTTTTTTGGTGAAGCGCCGAAAGAAGGAATTTGGACTGTATGGTATTCTGGGGCTGGAAAAACGTCATGTAGGCAGGGTAATTATCTGGGAAAATCTAATGCTTAGTGCAGGAGCCATCTTGCTTGGTATTATATCCGGCTGTGTTTTTGGTAAATTAATCTTTATGCTGTTATATTATTCCTTACATGTTTCTCCAAAGAGTAAATTTGATTTACCACCGGAAGCTTTTGTTATAACAATATTATTATTTGCAGTTATATTTATTCTTACCTCCTTATTTAATCTATTACAAGTTAGTCTCGCAAATCCTATCGATTTGTTAAAAGGTGGAAACATCGGTGAGAAAAAGGTTCGCTTTGTATTTATAAAAACCCTTCTTGGATTAAGTTTTTTAGGGTGGGCATATTATACAGCATCTACGGTTGACCATGCTATAAAGGCACTCACTCAATTCTTTATAGCAGTTATGGCGGTTATTATAGCCACAAATTTATTGTTCGAAGCCGGAAGTTTGTTTTTCCTAACGGTGCTGAAAAAGAAAAAGAGTTTTTATTATAAGGCAAATAATTTTATCTCCATATCCGGTATGTTTCATCGTATGAAGCAAAATGCCTCAGGGCTGGCAGCTATATGTATCTTATCTACCATGGTACTGGTTACGGTATCTACTACTACAGCACTTTATTTGGGAATGGATTCAATAATAAAGTCTATGAATAGAGATGATATTTCTATTACAGTGCAGGAAGAATATAGTGATAAAAAGTACCAGGAAATAATAAAAAAGATAGAAACAACAGCAGATGAATATAATGTTGAACTAGAAGATATCTTGTATTACAAGTATAGCGATGCATTTGCCAGCTTATTGGATGGTGAGATTTCAAGAACTAGGGAGGTACCGTCTAATTTTGACTACGACTCTATTGATTATTTAACAAAATATTTAATTGATGTTAATTTTATTTCCCTTAAGGATTATAATCGAATGAACAATACGGAGGAAGTGCTTGAAGAACAACAGGTTATTTTATTGCCGGGAAATAGTCTTGATGTAACATCTAAGCCTAAGATGCCTGGTACTTATGAGGTTAAATATGTGCAGAAAGAATCAAAATTCACGGTCAGAAAAAACAGCTCAATGGAAGATAAATTATTCATTGTAACAGCAGATGAAAAGGCAGAAAAAGAGCTGCTTCAGATATTAAAGAGGGGTGCTGATGAGGAGACGGAAAGACAAAGCTTTATTGGTATTAATCTGAGAAATCCCCAAACCGCAGATGAAGACTTCAATCGAGCAATTAGAGATATATTTTCAGAATCACCAAAGGGATTTAGCAGTAAGTCTATCATTGATGATATAAATGAAGGATATGGAGTATATGGCGGATTACTTTTTCTGGGAATATTCTTTGCAATTGAATTTCTAACGGCTACCATTCTGATTATCTACTTTAAACAAGTGTCAGAAGGATATGAGGATAAGGAGCGTTTTGTTATCCTGCAAAAGGTAGGTATGGATGACGTTGAAGTAAAACGTACGATTAATAAACAGATACTGCTGGTATTCTTTCTGCCTTTAGTTAGTGCTTTACTGCATGTGGCTTTTGCCAGACATATGATTATTAAATTAATGGAATTATTTTATTTATATGATACGGCATTAACCACCTGGTGTATGGTTGTGACCTGTATTGTATTTATGCTAGCTTATATATTAGTTTACCGTCTCACAGCAAAGGTATATTATCGTCTGGTAAGATGGTAA
- a CDS encoding ISNCY family transposase, with protein MNEEKRYEVIKKLVDTNGNKKNAALKIGCTERHINRMIAGYKRDGKSFFIHGNRGRTPAHALSKETKQTVLDLYRSKYFDTNFTHCIELLEKYEGISISVSTLNSILEKEYILSPKATRSKKRKTKLKLKHLKTQTKSKKILAELQSNIVAIEDAHSRRPRCAYFGEMLQMDASIHLWFGDTKTQLHIAVDDATGTIVGAYFDEQETLKGYYNVFHQVLTEYGIPYLFFTDNRTVFEYKQKNAPSIEEDTYTQFAYACKQLGVEIKTSSIPQAKGRVERLFQTLQSRLPVELRLAGINTLSEANAFLNSYIKEYNAKFALETNLIKSVFEKQPVLEEINLVLSVLTERKIDNGHCLKFKNKYFKTLDKNGHQVHFYKGTKAMVIEAFDGNKYCCIDESIYALEAIPSHEKISKNFDLTLSQNKTIKRKIPGMHHPWRRQEFWRFVKMQEHHWNDEVPA; from the coding sequence ATGAATGAAGAAAAACGTTATGAAGTAATAAAGAAGTTAGTAGACACAAACGGAAATAAAAAGAATGCTGCCTTGAAGATCGGTTGCACCGAAAGACATATCAATAGAATGATTGCAGGATATAAACGTGATGGTAAATCCTTTTTTATACATGGAAACAGAGGTCGGACTCCTGCTCATGCTCTTTCAAAAGAAACCAAGCAAACTGTCCTAGATTTATATCGTAGTAAGTACTTCGATACGAATTTTACTCATTGTATCGAGCTTCTAGAGAAGTATGAGGGAATTTCTATTTCTGTATCTACATTGAACTCTATTTTAGAAAAAGAATATATTCTTTCTCCAAAAGCTACCCGATCAAAAAAAAGAAAAACCAAACTAAAACTTAAACATTTGAAAACACAAACTAAATCTAAAAAGATACTAGCAGAGTTGCAATCCAATATCGTTGCAATCGAGGATGCACATTCCAGACGTCCTAGATGTGCTTATTTTGGCGAAATGCTTCAAATGGATGCTTCGATCCACTTGTGGTTCGGTGATACGAAAACTCAGCTTCACATCGCTGTCGATGATGCAACTGGTACTATTGTCGGTGCTTACTTTGATGAACAAGAAACTTTAAAAGGATACTACAATGTGTTTCATCAAGTACTTACTGAGTATGGTATTCCCTATTTATTTTTTACCGATAACCGTACAGTTTTTGAATATAAACAAAAAAACGCCCCTTCTATCGAAGAGGACACATACACACAATTCGCTTATGCTTGTAAACAGCTAGGTGTTGAAATCAAGACCAGCAGTATACCACAAGCAAAAGGTCGAGTGGAACGATTGTTCCAAACCTTACAATCTCGCCTACCAGTCGAATTACGCCTGGCAGGCATAAACACACTTAGCGAAGCAAATGCATTCTTAAACTCCTACATAAAAGAATACAATGCCAAGTTTGCTCTAGAGACCAATCTTATCAAATCTGTCTTTGAAAAGCAACCCGTTTTAGAAGAAATAAATCTTGTTCTTTCTGTTCTTACAGAAAGAAAGATAGATAATGGACACTGTTTGAAGTTTAAAAATAAGTATTTTAAGACACTTGATAAGAACGGGCATCAGGTACACTTTTATAAGGGGACAAAGGCAATGGTAATAGAAGCATTTGACGGTAATAAATACTGTTGTATAGATGAGAGTATTTATGCGCTAGAAGCAATTCCGTCACATGAGAAAATATCAAAAAACTTTGATCTTACGCTGTCGCAGAATAAAACAATAAAGCGGAAGATACCAGGGATGCATCATCCTTGGAGAAGGCAAGAATTCTGGCGTTTTGTTAAAATGCAGGAACACCACTGGAATGATGAAGTCCCTGCTTAA